The Armatimonadia bacterium genome contains a region encoding:
- the prfA gene encoding peptide chain release factor 1, with protein MDLTGPFDKMTAELDELAHRLSDPAVIADNNLFRDLSRRHSELEPAVALWKEYQQALQDSEEAEAMLAEAEDDEMREFLAAEHQEAAQKVEKLHHRLLRELLPKDPRTDHNAIVEIRAGTGGEEAGLFAGDLFTMYSCLAERRRWKLEVLDSNESDLGGYKEITFILEGRGVFGIMRHESGVHRVQRVPKTESQGRIHTSAASVVVLPEAEEVDVEIDASDLRMENFRAGGPGGQHMQKNETAVRITHIPSGISVASSNQRSQMQNRDQAMRMLRTRLYEMEVEKRQAEESAARRLQVKSGDRSEKIRTYNWPQDRVTDHRIGMTIHNIPAILNGEVDDLLLALQENEDAERLKELSEA; from the coding sequence ATGGACCTGACAGGCCCCTTTGACAAAATGACGGCCGAGTTGGATGAGCTCGCCCACAGGCTGAGCGATCCCGCGGTCATTGCCGACAACAACCTGTTCCGCGACCTGTCGCGACGGCACTCCGAGTTGGAGCCCGCTGTTGCGTTGTGGAAGGAGTACCAGCAGGCGCTTCAGGACAGCGAGGAAGCCGAGGCGATGCTTGCCGAGGCCGAGGACGATGAGATGCGTGAGTTCCTCGCTGCGGAGCATCAGGAAGCGGCCCAGAAGGTGGAGAAGCTACACCACCGACTGCTGCGCGAGTTGCTCCCGAAGGACCCGCGGACCGATCACAACGCGATCGTGGAGATTCGGGCCGGCACGGGTGGTGAGGAAGCCGGGCTCTTCGCCGGCGACCTGTTCACCATGTACTCGTGTCTGGCGGAACGCCGGCGCTGGAAGCTGGAAGTCCTCGATAGCAACGAGTCGGACCTGGGCGGGTACAAGGAGATCACCTTCATCCTCGAGGGGCGCGGCGTGTTCGGGATCATGCGGCATGAGAGCGGTGTTCACCGCGTCCAGCGAGTGCCCAAGACCGAGTCACAGGGCCGCATCCACACTTCGGCGGCCAGCGTTGTGGTGCTTCCCGAGGCCGAAGAGGTCGACGTGGAGATTGACGCGAGCGACCTGCGGATGGAGAACTTCCGAGCGGGTGGCCCCGGCGGACAGCACATGCAGAAGAACGAGACCGCCGTGCGGATCACGCACATCCCGAGCGGCATTTCGGTAGCGTCCTCCAACCAGCGCAGCCAGATGCAGAACCGCGACCAGGCCATGCGCATGCTGCGTACGCGGCTGTATGAGATGGAGGTCGAGAAGCGTCAGGCCGAGGAGTCGGCGGCCCGTCGTCTGCAGGTGAAGAGCGGCGACCGGAGCGAGAAGATCCGCACCTACAACTGGCCGCAGGACCGCGTCACCGATCACCGCATCGGGATGACGATCCACAACATCCCGGCCATCTTGAACGGCGAGGTTGACGACCTGCTCCTGGCGCTGCAGGAAAACGAGGACGCCGAGCGGCTCAAGGAGCTGTCAGAAGCCTGA
- the prmC gene encoding peptide chain release factor N(5)-glutamine methyltransferase yields the protein MTVNQALRQAEDTLRQSGVGSPGTDACVLMAHVLGETLSHLPTRFRSELGPVEQERFDALVARRAQREPLAYITGETWFMGLQFHCDPRAFVPRPDTEILVETVLKQMGKMGAATAQEPVLIGEVGTGTGCIAVSLAHHLPAVRLFASDVSAEALELARENARMNEVEARVQFACGPDLEPLKAAGLLDRIAVLVSNPPYIPAGEVPTLEPEVSQAEPRVALEGGHDGLEFYRRILPQVASLPSLRLVAFEFGVDEDEPLGRLFEELLPGWSWHVELDLAGLPRVIWAARNA from the coding sequence ATGACGGTCAACCAGGCCTTGAGGCAGGCGGAAGACACTTTGCGGCAGTCAGGCGTCGGTTCCCCGGGAACCGACGCCTGTGTGCTCATGGCCCACGTGTTGGGGGAGACGCTAAGCCACCTGCCGACACGGTTCCGCAGCGAGCTTGGGCCAGTGGAGCAGGAACGCTTTGATGCGCTGGTCGCGCGGCGTGCCCAACGGGAGCCCCTGGCGTACATCACCGGCGAAACCTGGTTCATGGGCCTGCAGTTCCACTGTGATCCGCGAGCCTTCGTGCCGCGTCCGGACACCGAGATACTGGTGGAGACCGTGCTCAAGCAGATGGGCAAGATGGGCGCGGCAACTGCTCAAGAGCCTGTGCTGATTGGCGAGGTTGGCACCGGAACCGGGTGCATCGCGGTTTCGCTGGCGCATCACTTGCCCGCAGTGCGGCTGTTTGCCAGCGATGTGTCTGCAGAGGCGTTGGAGCTGGCCCGGGAGAACGCTCGCATGAATGAGGTCGAGGCACGGGTGCAGTTCGCCTGCGGTCCTGACCTGGAGCCGTTGAAGGCCGCCGGGCTGCTGGACCGAATCGCTGTACTGGTCTCGAATCCCCCGTACATACCCGCGGGCGAAGTGCCGACGCTGGAGCCGGAAGTCTCGCAGGCGGAGCCCCGTGTGGCGCTGGAAGGCGGTCATGACGGCCTGGAGTTCTACCGGCGGATACTGCCCCAGGTGGCGTCCTTGCCGTCACTGCGGCTGGTGGCCTTTGAGTTCGGAGTGGACGAAGACGAGCCGCTGGGGCGGCTGTTCGAGGAGTTGCTGCCCGGCTGGTCCTGGCACGTAGAGCTAGACCTGGCGGGTCTGCCGCGGGTCATCTGGGCTGCGCGGAACGCCTGA